A genomic window from Fusarium verticillioides 7600 chromosome 5, whole genome shotgun sequence includes:
- a CDS encoding NADPH2:quinone reductase, whose protein sequence is MPEYIKAVDIRGGTGERDALFINAETPKPFATDGQAIVKIKAFGLNRMDILQRRGFYPLPPQAPKTLGVEFSGIIESFGPGDHGAFKEGDEVFGLAYGGAYAEYIAVSTRMLLHKPASIDFTTCAGIPEAWITATQALHLVLGFTKGKSILWHAGASGVSVAGIQLSRIAGASEVYATAGSQDKLDFITSKLGATAAFNYKTQDWAEEIKKATGGKGVDYIVDFVGGNYFQQNQNVAARDGRIVLLGTLSGAKVPNADISQILYKRLRIEGSTLRSRDEVYQGELRDRLEQYLPDFESGKLKIFVDEVFPWEQIQEAHKHMEDAKNLGKIICTIS, encoded by the exons ATGCCCGAGTACATCAAGGCAGTCG ATATTCGTGGTGGCACTGGCGAGCGTGATGCCCTTTTTATCAACGCCGAAACACCCAAGCCTTTTGCTACTGACGGACAGGCGATTGTAAAGATTAAAGCTTTTGGTCTTAACCGCATGGATATCCTCCAGCGCCGAGGCTTTTACCCGCTGCCACCTCAAGCGCCTAAGACATTGGGAGTGGAATTCAGTGGCATCATTGAGTCTTTTGGACCTGGCGATCATGGTGCTTTCAAGGAAGGCGATGAGGTGTTTGGGCTAGCTTACGGTGGTGCGTATGCCGAGTACATCGCGGTCAGTACTCGCATGTTGCTGCACAAACCGGCTTCCATCGACTTCACCACGTGTGCTGGTATTCCCGAGGCTTGGATTACTGCAACTCAGGCGTTGCATCTTGTGCTTGGCTTCACGAAGGGTAAGTCAATCTTGTGGCACGCAGGAGCTTCAGGGGTGTCGGTCGCCGGCATCCAACTGTCGCGTATCGCTGGAGCCTCTGAAGTGTATGCCACAGCTGGATCTCAGGACAAGCTCGACTTTATCACTTCGAAGCTCGGTGCGACAGCTGCATTCAACTATAAAACGCAGGACTGGGcggaggagatcaagaaagcTACCGGCGGCAAGGGTGTTGACTACATCGTGGACTTTGTTGGTGGAAACTACTTCCAGCAGAATCAGAATGTCGCTGCGCGTGACGGACGGATCGTGCTTTTGGGGACGTTGAGCGGTGCCAAGGTCCCCAATGCTGATATTTCTCAGATTTTGTACAAGCGACTTCGTATTGAGGGCAGCACTCTTCGAAGCCGCGACGAGGTTTACCAGGGCGAGCTACGGGACCGATTGGAGCAGTATCTACCAGACTTCGAGTCCGGtaagctcaagatctttgTGGATGAGGTCTTTCCGTGGGAACAGATTCAAGAGGCTCACAAGCATATGGAAGATGCCAAGAATCTGGGTAAGATTATATGCACTATCTCGTGA
- a CDS encoding replication factor A1, translating into MDAASALSRGALDVIFNDPDKASKLFPVPVLQCLQVKQMAPSAQGGDRFRLVMSDGQHYVQTMLATQANHVVHDNKLVRGCIARIKQYTPNNLKGKNILVILDIEVIESLGVQEKIGEPFAVDSKPAAQEGAIAGGDFYGVKKEESKTQPQQFQQQQQQSMPSRPANHAGSNIYPIEGLSPFAHKWTIKARVTSKSDIKTWHKATGEGKLFSVNLLDESGEIKATGFNDQCDAFYDRLQEGSVYYISTPCRVALAKKQFSNLANDYELTFERDTVIEKAEDQTNVPQVRFNFCSIQELQSVEKDNTVDVIGVLKEVGEVGDITSKKDGRPFQKRELTLVDDTGFSVRVTIWGKSANSFDAPPESVVAFKGTKVSDFGGKSLSLLSSGTMAVDPDIPDAHRLKGWYDSAGRNDTFATHQNMASMGNATGRKEDLKTISQVKDENLGMDDQAYYTIKATIVFVKQENFCYPACLSQGCNKKVTQMPDGTWHCEKCAISHEKPEYRYILSLNVADHTSHQWLSCFDDSGRQIVGRTADEMMELKENDDNKFMAAFEEANCKKFTFRCRAKMDNFGEAQRIRYQVMTVTPLDFKSEGTKLDELIKQYENSSL; encoded by the exons ATGGACGCAGCTTCGGCACTATCTCGAGGCGCTCTTGA CGTGATCTTCAATGATCCTGATAAAGCcagcaagctcttcccgGTACCTGTTTTGCAATGTCTACAAGTTAAGCAGATGGCCCCTTCAGCTCAAGGGGGAGACCGATTTCGACTTGTGATGAGCGATGGGCAGCATTACGTTCAGACCATGCTTGCTACGCAGGCCAACCATGTCGTCCACGATAACAAGCTGGTTCGTGGTTGCATTGCCCGAATCAAGCAATACACACCCAATAACCTGAAGGGCAAGAA CATTCTCGTCattctcgatatcgaagTCATCGAATCTCTTGGCGTCCAAGAAAAGATTGGCGAGCCCTTTGCCGTCGACTCCAAGCCAGCGGCCCAGGAGGGTGCCATTGCTGGAGGTGACTTTTACggcgtcaagaaggaggaatcAAAGACACAGCCCCAGCAattccaacagcagcaacaacagtcGATGCCCTCACGGCCTGCCAATCATGCTGGCAGTAACATCTATCCTATCGAGGGTCTGTCACCCTTCGCCCACAAGTGGACAATCAAGGCACGAGTTACCTCAAAATCAGATATCAAGACATGGCACAAGGCCACTGGCGAGGGAAAGCTTTTCAGTGTCAACCTGCTCGATGAGAGtggtgagatcaaggccaCTGGCTTCAACGACCAGTGTGACGCTTTCTACGACCGCCTGCAGGAAGGCTCTGTCTACTACATCTCCACACCCTGCCGAGTTGCTTTAGCTAAGAAACAGTTTTCCAACCTTGCCAACGACTACGAGCTCACCTTCGAACGGGACACTGTTATCGAGAAGGCAGAGGATCAGACCAATGTTCCGCAGGTGAGGTTCAATTTCTGCTCCATCCAGGAACTCCAGAGTGTGGAAAAGGACAATACTGTCGATGTCATTGGTGTGTTGAAGGAAGTTGGCGAGGTTGGAGATATTACATCCAAGAAGGATGGCCGACCATTCCAGAAGCGAGAATTAACACTTGTGGATGATACGGGCTTCTCCGTCCGTGTCACTATTTGGGGCAAGTCGGCCAACTCTTTCGATGCTCCTCCTGAATCAGTGGTTGCTTTTAAGGGCACGAAGGTGTCTGATTTCGGTGGCAAGAGTCTCAGtctcctctcttctggcACAATGGCCGTCGACCCCGATATTCCCGATGCCCATAGACTCAAGGGCTGGTACGACTCTGCTGGTCGCAATGACACGTTTGCCACCCACCAAAACATGGCGTCCATGGGCAATGCTAcagggagaaaagaagacctcaagaccatttcacaggtcaaggatgagaacctTGGCATGGATGATCAGGCTTACTACACTATCAAGGCGACTATTGTCTTCGTCAAGCAGGAGAACTTCTGCTACCCCGCTTGTCTATCTCAGGGCTGTAATAAGAAGGTTACACAAATGCCGGATGGCACCTGGCATTGCGAGAAATGCGCTATCTCTCACGAAAAGCCGGAATACCGGTACATCCTCTCCTTGAACGTTGCGGATCACACCAGTCATCAATGGCTGAGCTGTTTTGACGATTCTGGTCGACAGATCGTAGGACGAACTGCAGACGAAATGATGGAGCTCAAAGAAAATGATGACAACAAATTCATGGCCGCGTTTGAAGAGGCCAACTGCAAGAAGTTCACTTTCCGATGCAGGGCGAAGATGGACAACTTTGGCGAGGCTCAAAG GATACGCTACCAAGTGATGACTGTCACCCCCTTAGACTTCAAGTCTGAAggcaccaagcttgatgagttAATCAAGCAGTACGAGAACAGCTCGCTATGA
- a CDS encoding propionyl-CoA synthetase: MPLNLRQAIQFIIYTRLPSLSVPTPTCPFNHRCCYLLPRYPSLPKPLASTKAQSYSSMPSTALNEEPKIQSKNEIPAMPHNQQDQHIQDEVLRHSLENPEDFWRHQADHLHWHKPYSSTIQLTQKTLKNGVTHDSWEWFPGGEISTCCNCVDRHVHDGHGDSVAIYFDSPVTKTKEKYTYSQLLGEVETLAGALREQGIQKGNVVLLYMPTIPAAVIGILAANRLGAIHSIVFGGFAPHALAQRIDSCRPTAILTASSGIDGNKPPIAYKGLVEEAIRLAGHKPHNVIVWQRDQLRWNLNHETGQLDWNTLVDSARSRGIKADCVPVKSTDPIYIIHTSGTTGTPKGVLRDAGGHAVGLHLSISYLFNIHGPGCVSFTASDIGWVVGHSYIIYGPLLTGAATVLYEGKPVGTPDASAFWRIVEEYKVNTMFTAPTALRAIRRDDPNNQSFIDYGKRGALKTLRALFLAGERSEPTLIDTYQQLMGQYCAEGAAVVDNWWSTEVGSPITGRALVPHAGKHRKTEVRGHPPPCLKAGSAGKAMPGFDVRIVDDEGSEVKRGSMGNIVLAMPLAPTGFRTLWKDEERFWKGYLKRFEGKWLDTGDSGWIDQQGYIHVMARSDDVLNVSAHRLSSGSIEQAIAAHPRVVEVCIVGVPDSLKGQLPFAFVALSGQGCADPAVPSESVVKEIQQLVRGQVGAIASLGGIIQGKGMIPKTRSGKMLRRVLKEMVENAIRGDFDKEVAVPSTIEDVSTLTVARARIREYFERAETETDGMVKARL; this comes from the exons ATGCCGTTGAACCTAAGACAAGCCATTCAGTTTATCATATACACTCGGCTCCCTAGCTTATCAGTTCCTACTCCGACATGCCCCTTTAATCATCGTTGTTGCTATTTGTTGCCGAGATACCCCTCCCTGCCAAAGCCATTGGCATCGACAAAAGCACAGAGTTACTCATCCATGCCCAGTACTGCATTGAATGAGGAGCCCAAGATACAAAGTAAGAACGAAATACCAGCTATGCCCCACAaccagcaagatcaacataTACAAGACGAGGTGCTTCGTCACAGTCTTGAAAACCCCGAAGACTTCTGGAGACACCAAGCCGACCATCTCCACTGGCATAAGCCATATTCGTCAACCATCCAGCTCACTCAGAAAACTCTCAAGAACGGTGTTACACATGATAGCTGGGAGTGGTTCCCAGGCGGCGAAATATCTACTTGTTGCAATTGCGTCGATCGACATGTACATGATGGGCATGGCGATTCCGTCGCCATCTACTTTGACAGTCCAGtgacaaagacaaaggaaAAATATACATACAGtcagcttcttggtgaggttgagactCTTGCTGGTGCTCTAAGAGAGCAAGGGATACAGAAGGGGAATGTAGTCCTGCTGTATA TGCCTACGATTCCCGCTGCCGTGATAGGTATTCTTGCTGCTAATCGACTGGGCGCTATCCATTCTATTGTGTTTGGTGGTTTTGCCCCTCACGCTCTGGCGCAACGTATCGATTCATGCCGTCCTACGGCTATTCTGACGGCGTCTTCTGGTATCGATGGCAACAAACCTCCAATTGCATACAAAGGCTTGGTAGAGGAAGCGATTCGGTTGGCTGGCCATAAGCCCCATAATGTTATTGTCTGGCAAAGAGATCAGCTCCGTTGGAATCTCAACCACGAAACTGGGCAGCTCGACTGGAACACGCTAGTCGACAGTGCCCGATCTCGAGGAATTAAGGCGGATTGTGTGCCAGTCAAGAGCACCGACCCTATTTATATCATTCACACTTCAGGCACCACTGGAACCCCAAAGGGTGTACTCCGCGATGCTGGTGGTCACGCTGTTGGTCTGCACCTGTCCATAAGTTATCTGTTTAACATTCACGGCCCTGGGTGTGTTTCCTTTACGGCATCGGATATCGGCTGGGTCGTCGGTCACTCATACATCATCTACGGTCCGCTCCTCACAGGAGCTGCAACTGTCTTGTACGAGGGCAAACCCGTCGGTACCCCTGACGCATCGGCGTTCTGGAGAATAGTTGAAGAGTATAAAGTCAACACCATGTTCACAGCGCCAACAGCTCTACGTGCAATCAGGCGCGATGACCCCAACAACCAATCCTTCATCGATTACGGCAAAAGGGGTGCTCTCAAAACTTTGCgagctctcttcctcgctggAGAACGCTCCGAGCCTACGCTTATCGACACTTATCAGCAGCTCATGGGTCAATATTGCGCCGAAGGCGCAGCCGTAGTTGATAATTGGTGGTCTACAGAAGTTGGTTCCCCCATCACGGGGCGAGCGCTCGTTCCGCACGCTGGCAAGCATCGCAAGACAGAAGTTCGTGGACATCCACCTCCTTGCCTGAAGGCTGGTAGTGCTGGGAAAGCAATGCCAGGCTTTGACGTTCGTATcgtggatgatgagggcaGTGAAGTCAAGAGGGGATCCATGGGAAATATTGTTTTGGCAATGCCTCTCGCCCCGACAGGATTTCGCACTCTGtggaaggatgaagaacGCTTTTGGAAAGGCTACTTGAAAAGATTCGAGGGAAAGTGGCTTGATACCGGTGATTCGGGCTGGATCGACCAGCAAGGTTATATCCATGTGATGGCACGCAGCGACGATGTTTTAAATGTCAGCGCGCATCGTCTATCAAGCG GATCTATTGAGCAGGCCATTGCAGCCCATCCTCGTGTCGTTGAAGTTTGTATCGTAGGCGTACCGGATTCACTAAAGGGTCAGCTTCCTTTCGCCTTCGTAGCACTTTCGGGACAAGGCTGTGCAGATCCAGCAGTGCCGAGTGAATCGGTCGTCAAGGAAATACAGCAGTTAGTCCGTGGCCAGGTGGGTGCTATAGCCTCACTAGGCGGCATCATCCAGGGCAAGGGAATGATCCCTAAGACAAGGTCTGGCAAAATGCTACGACGGGTCCTCAAGGAGATGGTGGAGAACGCCATTCgtggtgactttgacaaggAAGTTGCGGTTCCTAGCACGATTGAAGATGTGTCGACATTGACTGTTGCCCGTGCCAGGATCAGGGAGTACTTTGAACGAGCAGAGACCGAGACGGATGGCATGGTGAAGGCTCGCCTATAG
- a CDS encoding glutamate-5-semialdehyde dehydrogenase → MSLTNASPEAAASAAKTASFTLATLPASERNNALEAIHAALTASKDEILAANAKDLELARKAADEGGLSQALVSRLDLGKKGKWEDMLKGILDVRDLNDPIGQIQMRTKLDDDLIMERVSCPIGVLLIIFEARPEVIANIASLAIKSGNAAILKGGKESTESFVAISKVISSALETTKVPNSAIQLVTTRDVISQLLAQDRYIDLVIPRGSNELVRYIKESTKIPVLGHADGLCHIYLTASANKEKAIAAIVDSKTSYPAACNAVETLLVQESALNTIFPAVASALAAKGVSLRVDEPSKVAISSLSLEGVQDATPQDYDTEHLSLTIGVKTVSSIDEAINHINTHGSHHTDAIMSSDSAEAERFMNEIDSAGVYWNAATRLADGMRYGFGTEVGISTNKIHSRGPVGLDGLTIYKYKIRGDYQATADYGDGEGKKPWKHEKLSL, encoded by the exons ATGTCTCTCACAAACGCCTCCCCCGAGGCTGCAGCTAGCGCCGCAAAGACAGCATCTTTCACTCTCGCAACCCTCCCTGCCAGCGAGCGCAACAATGCACTTGAAGCCATCCACGCTGCCTTGACGGCCTCAAAAGACGAGATCCTCGCAGCCAAcgccaaggatcttgagctggCAAGGAAGGCTGCCGACGAGGGCGGTCTTAGCCAGGCTCTTGTATCGCGATTGGATCTcggaaagaagggaaagtGGGAGGATATGCTAAAGGGGATCTTGGATGTGAGGGATCTGAACGACCCAA TTGGCCAGATTCAGATGAGGACAAAGCTCGACGATGACCTCATCATGGAGCGCGTCTCATGTCCCATTGGTGTCCTCCTTATCATTTTCGAGGCCCGTCCCGAAgtcatcgccaacatcgcTTCTCTTGCTATCAAGTCTGGAAATGctgccattctcaagg GCGGAAAAGAGTCCACAGAGTCCTTCGTGGCCATCTCAAAggtcatctcatcagctcttGAGACCACAAAGGTCCCCAACTCAGCCATCCAGCTCGTCACAACTCGCGACGTTATCTCCCAGCTCCTCGCCCAGGACCGCTATATTGACCTTGTCATTCCTCGCGGATCAAATGAACTTGTTCGTTACATCAAGGAGTCCACAAAGATTCCCGTTCTTGGCCACGCTGATGGTCTCTGCCACATCTACTTGACAGCCTCTGCCAACAAGGAAAAGGCCATTGCTGCTATTGTGGACTCCAAGACCAGCTATCCTGCTGCCTGCAACGCCGTCGAGACCCTTCTCGTCCAGGAATCAGCTCTGAATACCATCTTCCCTGCTGTTGCTTCCGCCCTTGCGGCCAAGGGAGTTTCCCTCCGAGTCGACGAGCCCAGCAAGGTTgccatttcttctctttcactAGAAGGCGTTCAAGATGCCACCCCTCAAGATTATGACACTGAGCATCTATCTCTCACCATTGGCGTAAAGACTGTTTCCTCTAttgacgaggccatcaacCACATCAACACCCACGGCTCTCACCACACCGACGCTATCATGAGCTCTGACTCTGCCGAAGCCGAACGTTTCATGAACGAGATTGACTCAGCTGGCGTATACTGGAATGCCGCTACTCGTCTTGCCGACGGCATGCGTTACGGTTTCGGTACCGAAGTTGGTATCAGCACAAACAAGATTCACTCTCGTGGTCCAGTCGGCCTTGACGGACTGACTATTTACAAGTACAAGATCAGAGGCGACTACCAGGCTACTGCTGACTATGGAGACGGAGAAGGCAAGAAGCCCTGGAAGCACGAGAAGTTGTCGCTCTAG